The genomic window CTCCTCTAGCCTACCAACGAAGGTCTCACGAATAGAGTCGAACCTGTGACCGTGGtcagaaaggaagaagaggaacGTGTTTTCCAGATGACCTCGGTCCCGTAGTTCTGTTAGAAACTGCAAGATATCCTCGTCAGCCGCTGCGACCTGCTGCATGTACTCGTGGCTGATCTCGACGAGAAACGAGAATGCAAAGTAGGGCCGCGACCCGTTGTTTACTTCGATGAACCGTCGCACGTAGTCTATCTGCAGCTTGTGCTTGGGAACGTTGCCGTAGCAAAGGTTCGAGCTTGTTTTCATCAAGAATGAGCTTTCCATGGCGAGACAGTAAGGGCGAAAGTAAAAATCAGTCGGCGGGTCCCTGAAACCACGCGCGAGATAATTGAACACTCCATACTCAGGGAAGTCTTCGGCGAAAAGTGTCAGGTAGCCGCCGTGTTTGAAGTCATCCCAGATAAACCGGACGTCATCGAAGGTATCACCGTTCATTCCTGGATGCTTCAGTTgcgtgtaggcctccatgccagTGAGCAGTGCTACCAGGTTAGGAAAGGTGTTGTCGCCCACCTTGTTCATTCCACGAAAGACGACCGAGCCCAGAACTTCGGTGAGGAAGGTGTACGTCTTTGGCAGCAACCGCATCATCGACAACCTCGATATCGAATCGAGGCCAAACACCAGAACATTTGGCCGATTCTGTGCTTCGGGTGTCGGCGACGTCATCATGGACTTTGGAATTCGCAGTACCGCGTGGACGTTGGAGTAGACGGGTATCTCGAAGTAATTCCGGCACGAGACGTAAACCACGTCGTGCTGAAGTGGAATTCCATCGCGCGTGAAAGGCACCGGGTCTCCGTAATTCACTCGGTCGTCACCGTCTCGTTCGGCAGGGGTATACGTGCATCGCAGCGACTCGAGCTTGTACCCAGAGCTTTGGTTGAAGCGCAAGTTGCCTCGGATGTCCACGAACGTAAGCCACGGTTGACGAACCTAGGAACGAAAAACCAAACGCATTTTAAGAACGATGAAGCAGATCTACCAGCGTTTTCTAATTAAGGCTGAACAGATGCTTCGATGAAGCAGTTAATCAAATGTTTTAAAGCTTTTCATTGTTTGAACGCTACCGAAAGCTCTTAATGTTTACTGACATGACAGTGCTCGTGTGCGGGGGTGAGTGAGGGACGCTGCCAAAAAAAAGTCGCTTCACGAGTCAACAAAAAAAAGTAAGATTATGTTCTTATGTGTGAATAGCCATTGAATATCTATCTCTGTGTAAGTCCCTGTCTATCTTCCACCTCTCTGAGTACCCTTTATTCTTGCTCTTATGCAGACGGCCATTGATCAATGATAACCGGCAGCTCGGAAGCTGCAGTTTGCCTCTCGCCTTCCCCCCAAAGTTTAAACCTTTGTTGAAATAAACCGCTTATTGCTTTTCAACCAGCTATCTCTCGATTGCCACTCTCAGCAAAGTGGCTGCTTGTGTACTTGTGGATGTAGGATGTTGAAATATTTGGAGtgtttctctccctctctcgcaCGTATATGCATGTACGCAAACGCCTCTCACCTTGCACTGTATGGGCACTGTACGCTTGAGGTGTGGCCACACGCTTGGGTGAAGTGGGTGAACCACGGGCAGCGAGCACAGCTGGCGGGGGTCGCGTGGTTCTTGGACAACCGGGTCGTACGTCCAGAACGGGTGACGCGTCAACTCCACTGGCGGCGAGGACGAGTAGTCGACGCCAGAGGGCCACGGCGGCGCACCCAGCAGCACCAGGGTAGCCATGGCAGCCAGAAGAAGCCAGCCGAATAGCTGCAGGCTCCGTCGACGCCGCATGGTGGAGAATCACGGCGCCCAGACCTgcgacaaacaaaaaaatagaaaagatgtCTGTCATATACGAAAGCATAAAATGCGCAAATCGATTCGCCGACAGCTCTTTTTAATGAGCAGTTCAAACGCAataatgcgacagcaacaaagaGGAATGCCATACAAAGTAAAGTAAGCAGCTACCACTTGTACGACACCGGCTGACGCAAACcgaaaaaaaatgcccccacctccccgaagggaattgtGAGAAAATGCGAATCCATTGCGTAGCGTCTATGACGGCGTTTTGTGCCGGAGAACCCAGCTTCAAAAgaatattgtttctttttttctcttacaCTCTGCAGCCGATAGCGCTGTCCACCGCAAGTGGCGTTTTTCTATCGCGATAAACGCTGATTGCGTTTCCAGCACTAGTAGCTAGCGTACACGGTTAAATATACtacgaagtgaacaaaacaaacagcgttctcctCTCGGCGTAGGCGTTTCATAGCGGCGTCTCGAGTACgaatttccggatgttcttgagaggcgcccaacCAGCGAACGGTCTAGAGTGAGGCGCAgtggacgggaaagtggggcgccGGGAGCAGCGAGAGCGAACAGCGAGAGAAGGATAGGCGAATAACTGCACCCACCCTTTTCTACATTCTCTCGCACCACGTGCTCCAGTTGccaggggcgaggataagcgcgcacgcGCCCGAAGCTTTTGCTATGGAAGAGAGAGCGCCGTGGATGCCagggacaacgccggatgcctgacatagccagaCTATGAAATAAATCCGCATTTAATACACTGGTATCACGAATTATGACCGCTCTTAAAGTGAAGCTGCTTTCGCGGTGTTTTTCTTCTGAATCAAATTAGGCGATGAGAAAACAGCATGCACTATGGTGTGGGAAGATTCGAAGCATTTGCTTTAGCACATATATTATTTGTTGTTCGAACATGGACTACCACTGACGTTGTAGCTATTTCTGGGCCTTCCTCTCTCGCGCTCAGCTCGAATGTGCGCAACAGCTGGGGCGCAACTTCGTCTTTCCCAAATGCCTAAGGCTCGCCGTAAAAGTACGAGGCGTGTAACGGTCTTAGTCACGATAGCACGATAGTACACACGCCGGCGCACGCGACGGTGCCCATTTGATCAAA from Rhipicephalus microplus isolate Deutch F79 chromosome 7, USDA_Rmic, whole genome shotgun sequence includes these protein-coding regions:
- the LOC119183341 gene encoding uncharacterized protein LOC119183341, with the protein product MRRRRSLQLFGWLLLAAMATLVLLGAPPWPSGVDYSSSPPVELTRHPFWTYDPVVQEPRDPRQLCSLPVVHPLHPSVWPHLKRTVPIQCKVRQPWLTFVDIRGNLRFNQSSGYKLESLRCTYTPAERDGDDRVNYGDPVPFTRDGIPLQHDVVYVSCRNYFEIPVYSNVHAVLRIPKSMMTSPTPEAQNRPNVLVFGLDSISRLSMMRLLPKTYTFLTEVLGSVVFRGMNKVGDNTFPNLVALLTGMEAYTQLKHPGMNGDTFDDVRFIWDDFKHGGYLTLFAEDFPEYGVFNYLARGFRDPPTDFYFRPYCLAMESSFLMKTSSNLCYGNVPKHKLQIDYVRRFIEVNNGSRPYFAFSFLVEISHEYMQQVAAADEDILQFLTELRDRGHLENTFLFFLSDHGHRFDSIRETFVGRLEERLPFFAVRPPSSSSWLKRYSRTHHGSMISHSRSSPSSLVEPTTVTSKSLLKALQLNAGRLTTPYDTYETFIDILSLGRHGRLTAKPRSDFGISLFRDIPLSRSCDLAKIPEQYCSCDAEEPIELSNKIVEKAALALVDKVNNLLDVGLGNGSYRCAHLTIRKIQDAREVFSNVGSPLSSPTRVTESSSLANTVGHNSTGDVDRHSASVRRIRVTVVVHPSDAMLEGLLLVQEDQRLVVFDDVSRINKYGRQSSCIEHQTLRKYCYCIEN